The following proteins are encoded in a genomic region of Spirosoma sp. SC4-14:
- the pepT gene encoding peptidase T — protein MPKTSLTNYQYSTVDRFLRYVQIDTQSDPQSSTNPSTEKQKNLSRVLVQELQEMGIADVELDEWGYVYATIPANTDKATVPTICFCSHVDTSPDVTGAGVKPIIHQQWNGADIVLPDDETQIIRLADHPDLTNQIGNDIITASGTTLLGADNKAGVAEIMDAAQYLLTHPEVKHGRIRLLFTPDEEVGRGTEKVDIEKLGADFGYTIDGEALGTLEDETFSADAVKITVQGVSTHPGFAKGKLENALKIVADLLASLPKTSLSPETTEGKEGFVHPTRFDGNQDQAVLEFIIRDFTEVGLQEKELYLQNKLNDILANYPGSTAQLVVKEQYRNMKQVLDQYPDVVENALEAIRRVGLSAERRSIRGGTDGSRLSFMGLPCPNIFAGEHAFHSRLEWVSVQDMQKAVDVIVTLAQVWEERS, from the coding sequence ATGCCTAAAACTTCTCTTACCAATTACCAATACAGTACTGTCGATCGCTTTTTGCGATATGTACAGATCGATACGCAATCGGACCCCCAATCATCAACAAATCCAAGTACCGAAAAGCAAAAAAATCTCAGCCGGGTTCTGGTACAGGAATTACAGGAAATGGGCATTGCCGACGTAGAACTCGATGAATGGGGCTACGTGTATGCGACCATACCGGCTAATACCGACAAAGCCACAGTGCCGACCATCTGCTTCTGTTCGCATGTCGATACCTCGCCCGATGTGACGGGTGCGGGTGTTAAGCCAATCATTCATCAGCAATGGAATGGCGCTGATATTGTTCTGCCCGACGATGAAACGCAGATTATCCGGCTTGCCGACCATCCCGATTTGACGAATCAGATTGGAAATGACATCATTACCGCAAGCGGTACAACCTTGCTTGGCGCCGATAACAAAGCGGGCGTAGCCGAAATTATGGATGCAGCTCAGTATCTGCTGACGCACCCTGAGGTGAAACATGGCCGGATTCGGTTGCTATTCACGCCCGACGAAGAGGTGGGACGAGGAACGGAGAAAGTGGATATTGAAAAACTGGGAGCTGATTTTGGGTATACAATTGATGGGGAAGCTCTGGGTACACTCGAAGACGAAACGTTCTCGGCCGATGCCGTAAAAATTACAGTTCAGGGGGTCAGTACGCACCCCGGCTTTGCCAAAGGAAAACTAGAAAATGCACTGAAAATCGTTGCCGATCTGCTGGCGTCATTACCTAAGACCAGTCTATCGCCCGAAACCACGGAAGGGAAGGAGGGATTTGTGCATCCCACCCGTTTTGACGGCAATCAGGATCAGGCCGTACTGGAGTTTATTATTCGTGACTTTACGGAAGTTGGCTTACAGGAAAAAGAACTCTATCTTCAGAATAAACTCAACGATATATTAGCGAATTATCCCGGCTCAACGGCTCAATTGGTTGTAAAGGAACAGTACCGCAACATGAAGCAGGTGCTTGATCAGTATCCCGATGTGGTCGAAAATGCCCTGGAAGCCATTCGGCGCGTGGGACTTTCGGCCGAACGGCGTAGCATTCGGGGTGGTACCGATGGCTCGCGGTTGTCGTTTATGGGCCTGCCCTGCCCGAACATTTTTGCGGGTGAACACGCCTTTCATTCGCGGCTGGAATGGGTTTCGGTACAGGATATGCAAAAAGCGGTAGACGTGATTGTTACGCTGGCGCAAGTTTGGGAAGAGCGCAGTTAG
- a CDS encoding HD domain-containing protein — protein METIKKLFAQSGNDAYFGEPVTQLAHALQAAQLAEKAGADDETVVAAFLHDIGHLLPVESAEGYMDGYGTVDHERLGADFLRQRGFSEKVAQLIEHHVNAKRYLVHKNPDYFARLSEASLITLEFQGGPMSDEEAKAFEQNPYFREILQVRGWDEQAKIPDLPTAEVEYYLAKCEQVRNIR, from the coding sequence ATGGAAACCATTAAAAAACTATTCGCCCAGAGTGGCAACGACGCCTACTTTGGCGAACCCGTAACGCAACTGGCCCATGCACTTCAGGCGGCTCAACTGGCGGAGAAAGCTGGGGCCGACGACGAAACTGTTGTTGCGGCTTTCCTGCACGACATTGGCCATTTGCTGCCCGTCGAGTCGGCCGAAGGCTACATGGATGGTTACGGTACGGTCGATCATGAGCGGTTGGGTGCCGATTTTTTGCGGCAACGCGGATTTTCGGAAAAAGTAGCTCAACTGATTGAGCACCACGTTAATGCCAAGCGGTATCTGGTCCATAAAAATCCCGACTATTTTGCCCGATTGTCGGAGGCCAGCCTGATAACCCTTGAGTTTCAGGGTGGGCCAATGTCGGATGAGGAAGCTAAAGCGTTTGAGCAGAACCCCTATTTTCGCGAAATTCTACAGGTACGTGGATGGGACGAGCAGGCTAAAATTCCTGATTTGCCAACGGCTGAGGTGGAATATTATTTGGCAAAATGTGAGCAAGTGCGAAATATTCGCTAG
- a CDS encoding SGNH/GDSL hydrolase family protein: MKTIFRLFAVLLAIGLLAMTMAKPTRVVFFGDSITQAGVKPGGYIDRLKSMLPAGQFDLIGAGIGGNKIYDLYLRMDDDVIAQKPDVVVIWVGVNDVWHKASSGTGTDPDKFIRFYEAVIKKLQAANTRIVLCTPAAIGEKTDMTNQQDGDLNQYSQFIRNLAKEHNLPLVDLRKAFLEYDLKNNPENKDKGILTTDRVHLNDAGNQFVAEQMQKVLTSLK; the protein is encoded by the coding sequence ATGAAAACTATCTTCCGTCTTTTTGCAGTACTGCTGGCTATTGGCCTGCTGGCTATGACTATGGCCAAGCCTACCCGTGTTGTCTTTTTCGGTGATTCGATCACTCAGGCCGGTGTAAAACCCGGTGGTTACATCGACCGTCTGAAATCTATGCTGCCTGCTGGCCAGTTCGACCTGATTGGTGCCGGTATTGGCGGGAATAAAATTTATGACCTATACCTGCGGATGGACGACGATGTGATTGCCCAGAAGCCCGATGTGGTGGTTATCTGGGTTGGCGTAAACGATGTTTGGCACAAGGCCAGCTCGGGCACCGGCACCGATCCCGACAAGTTTATCCGCTTTTATGAAGCTGTCATTAAAAAATTACAGGCCGCTAATACGCGTATCGTATTGTGTACACCAGCCGCTATCGGTGAAAAAACCGATATGACCAATCAGCAGGATGGCGATCTTAACCAGTATAGCCAGTTTATTCGCAACCTGGCCAAAGAGCACAACCTGCCTTTAGTCGATTTGCGGAAAGCGTTTCTGGAGTATGATCTGAAAAACAATCCCGAAAATAAGGATAAGGGTATTTTAACCACCGACCGGGTCCACCTCAACGATGCCGGTAATCAGTTTGTGGCGGAGCAAATGCAGAAAGTGCTGACCAGTCTGAAATAA
- a CDS encoding DUF5690 family protein, translated as MRSPAFLRNPTTFVIFGATAAFCTYACMYAFRRGITAVTFEGMTFAGVSYKIWLVTAQVFGYAVSKGIGVKVVSEMSPGRRAINILLFVGIALLALLGFALVPAPWNIVFLFLNGLPLGLIYGTMLGFLEGRRQTDTLVAGLTASFIFASGFVKTVALIIKADWGVSEFWLPFVTGSLFVVPMLISIYALTLLPPPTEDDRIQRTERRPMDATERSAFVGNFRVGLILLIASYVLLSAFRDFRDNFGPEILKDAGVENPGIFAKTETLVAVGVLIMMALLQRVTNNFRAFTLLNGLMLAGGAMVGLSTYAYTSGTLSPGNWFLLTGLGLYMAYVPCNGLYFERLIASFRYVSTVGFIVTLADWYGYLGSVGVLLYKNFGHANISYREFFINGAYILAVLYVVLVVASYIYFRMRFQQQATNQIAQQPLPTTA; from the coding sequence ATGCGTTCTCCTGCTTTTCTTCGGAACCCAACTACCTTCGTCATTTTTGGGGCTACGGCCGCTTTCTGTACCTATGCCTGTATGTATGCCTTTCGTCGGGGCATTACGGCCGTAACGTTTGAGGGCATGACCTTTGCCGGAGTGAGTTATAAAATCTGGCTCGTTACGGCGCAGGTATTCGGCTATGCCGTATCCAAAGGAATCGGCGTAAAAGTAGTTTCCGAAATGTCGCCGGGGCGCCGGGCTATCAATATTCTGCTGTTTGTTGGTATTGCGTTGCTGGCCTTGTTAGGCTTTGCCCTGGTTCCGGCTCCCTGGAATATCGTTTTCCTGTTTCTCAACGGATTGCCGCTGGGGCTGATCTACGGCACTATGCTTGGCTTTCTGGAAGGGCGTCGGCAAACCGATACGCTTGTGGCCGGGCTAACGGCGTCGTTTATTTTTGCCTCTGGATTTGTGAAAACGGTGGCACTGATCATCAAGGCCGATTGGGGAGTGTCGGAGTTCTGGCTCCCGTTCGTGACGGGGAGTTTGTTTGTGGTGCCGATGCTGATTTCCATTTATGCGCTGACTCTTCTGCCTCCGCCTACCGAAGATGACCGAATTCAGCGTACCGAACGCCGACCAATGGATGCCACCGAACGGAGCGCCTTTGTCGGCAATTTTCGGGTGGGGCTTATTTTGCTGATTGCATCCTACGTTTTGTTATCTGCGTTTCGCGACTTTCGCGACAATTTCGGGCCCGAAATCCTGAAAGATGCCGGTGTTGAAAATCCGGGCATCTTTGCCAAAACCGAAACGCTTGTGGCCGTTGGGGTACTAATTATGATGGCCCTGCTTCAGCGCGTAACCAATAATTTTCGGGCATTCACGCTCCTCAATGGTCTCATGCTGGCGGGCGGAGCCATGGTAGGGTTGAGCACTTATGCCTACACATCCGGCACTCTGTCGCCGGGCAACTGGTTTCTGCTGACGGGGCTGGGTCTGTATATGGCTTATGTACCCTGCAACGGTCTCTACTTCGAGCGGTTGATTGCTTCCTTCCGGTATGTCAGTACGGTGGGGTTCATCGTCACCCTTGCCGACTGGTATGGTTATCTGGGCAGTGTGGGTGTGCTGTTATATAAAAACTTCGGTCATGCTAACATCAGCTACCGGGAGTTTTTTATCAACGGAGCCTATATTCTGGCGGTGCTGTATGTTGTGCTGGTTGTGGCTTCCTACATTTATTTTAGAATGCGGTTTCAGCAACAAGCGACTAACCAGATTGCGCAACAGCCATTGCCAACAACGGCCTAA
- a CDS encoding ribonuclease H family protein, with product MAQKKPKFYVVWRGRETGVFDSWAECQKQTAGFDGALFKAFDSKPAAVKAFKEKPHLHIGQGKKTEGGSQKIPALIGSPIQDSLVVDAAWNTATGDMEYQGIYLATKQKLFLKGPYPDGTNNIGEFLAIVHALALLHQKNSNIPVYSDSRTAIGWVKNKRANTKLEETSRNAELFDLIDRAENWLKTHKYANPILKWETTVWGENPADFGRK from the coding sequence ATGGCTCAGAAAAAGCCGAAATTTTATGTTGTCTGGCGGGGGCGCGAAACAGGTGTGTTCGACTCCTGGGCCGAATGCCAGAAACAGACTGCTGGTTTCGATGGAGCTTTGTTTAAAGCGTTCGACTCAAAACCAGCGGCCGTCAAGGCGTTTAAGGAGAAGCCACACCTACACATTGGGCAGGGTAAAAAGACCGAAGGGGGTAGCCAGAAAATACCCGCACTGATTGGGTCGCCGATTCAGGATAGCCTGGTTGTCGATGCCGCCTGGAACACGGCTACCGGCGATATGGAGTATCAGGGGATTTATCTGGCTACGAAACAAAAGTTGTTTCTGAAAGGACCGTATCCCGATGGAACAAACAACATTGGCGAGTTTCTGGCTATTGTTCATGCACTGGCCCTATTGCATCAGAAAAACAGTAACATACCCGTTTATTCGGACTCCCGAACCGCTATTGGCTGGGTCAAAAACAAGCGGGCGAATACCAAGCTGGAAGAAACATCCCGCAATGCCGAACTATTCGATTTGATCGACCGTGCCGAAAACTGGCTCAAAACCCATAAATATGCCAATCCTATTCTTAAGTGGGAAACAACCGTATGGGGCGAAAATCCCGCCGATTTTGGTCGTAAGTAG
- a CDS encoding methyltransferase, with protein MFSFKQFTIHQDRTAMKVCTDACVLGAYADVSGGRILDIGTGTGLLALMAAQRNREARVDAVEVDAAAFGQAVENVAASPFGAHVDVIHRRIQDFGADGKRYDRILTNPPFYTNHLRSPDAAVNRALHTDELPFQELIDAVVRLLSPIGQWWVLLPPYETETLSELAQNQGLNPFRTLSLRHDARKPIFRLITGLSFQPSEHQEEQLTIYEPDGRTYTTFFRDLLRDFYLIF; from the coding sequence ATGTTCTCCTTCAAACAATTTACAATTCATCAGGACCGTACGGCCATGAAGGTCTGTACGGATGCGTGCGTATTGGGAGCGTATGCCGATGTGTCGGGAGGGCGTATTCTCGACATTGGAACAGGAACGGGGTTGCTGGCGCTGATGGCAGCACAGCGTAATAGGGAGGCCCGTGTCGATGCCGTTGAGGTCGATGCCGCTGCGTTTGGTCAGGCTGTTGAGAATGTTGCGGCCAGTCCGTTTGGCGCGCACGTGGATGTGATCCATCGCCGAATACAGGATTTTGGCGCCGACGGTAAACGCTACGACCGTATTCTAACCAATCCACCGTTTTACACCAACCACCTGCGCTCGCCCGACGCGGCTGTAAATCGGGCCCTGCATACCGATGAATTACCCTTTCAGGAACTGATTGATGCAGTTGTCCGATTGCTTTCGCCGATTGGTCAATGGTGGGTACTGTTGCCTCCCTACGAAACCGAAACGCTTAGTGAGCTGGCACAGAATCAGGGACTTAATCCGTTCAGAACGTTATCATTGCGCCACGATGCACGCAAGCCCATATTTCGATTGATAACGGGCCTCTCATTTCAGCCGTCGGAGCATCAGGAAGAGCAACTGACCATCTACGAACCCGATGGCCGAACCTATACGACGTTTTTCCGTGACCTACTCCGTGATTTTTACCTGATATTCTAA
- a CDS encoding SusD/RagB family nutrient-binding outer membrane lipoprotein — protein MKRHYIFLPLLLLGLLLTSCEKPFDQLEQDPNRPTSAPASLVFNGILNDMYSVAGGGAWNDAQRYNQFYASNYNYYATNEYSWTSTGLYYTTLKNVVKMEQEAKKAGLPDVNAYSALGKFFRAFFFEQMTKRLGDVPMTDALQGLDNQTPTYNTQKEVYVQILKWLDDANSDLTTLIAKNDNNLTGDIYLGNSLAKWQKVVNTYKLRVLISLSKKESDTDLNVKTRFAEVLNNPTKFPIMASMDDNLQYIYNNQYNKYPRNPDNFGQNATRENMAATYLNTLTSLNDPRTFVVAEPATAKVAAGVKPTDFAAFVGASSGEDLAVMSSNANQGVYSFQNRKHYYSTYTAEPYIIIGYPELQFTIAEAINRGWATGNAETYYQNGIQASWGFYGLKDGDNTIYFSADGGYKVFNTYTVPVSYADYYAQPAVKYAGNTADGLKQILTQKYLAFFQQSGMEAFYNQRRTGVPTFLVGPGTGNSQRIPLRWQYPATERSYNTKNNTAAVTSQYGGTDDINAAMWILK, from the coding sequence ATGAAACGTCACTATATTTTTCTTCCGCTTTTGTTGCTGGGTCTGCTGCTGACCAGCTGCGAAAAGCCTTTCGATCAGCTCGAACAGGACCCAAACCGACCTACAAGTGCACCGGCATCGCTGGTTTTTAATGGTATATTGAACGATATGTATAGCGTGGCAGGTGGTGGTGCCTGGAACGATGCTCAGCGTTACAACCAGTTCTACGCCAGTAACTATAACTACTACGCCACCAACGAATACTCCTGGACATCGACTGGATTGTATTACACCACCCTGAAGAACGTGGTGAAGATGGAGCAGGAGGCCAAGAAAGCAGGCTTGCCTGATGTGAATGCTTATTCCGCTTTAGGGAAATTCTTCCGGGCGTTCTTCTTCGAGCAGATGACCAAACGTCTGGGCGATGTGCCCATGACGGATGCGTTGCAGGGGCTGGACAATCAGACGCCAACGTACAACACCCAGAAGGAAGTGTATGTACAGATTCTGAAGTGGCTCGATGATGCCAACAGCGACCTGACGACGCTGATCGCCAAAAATGATAATAACCTGACGGGTGATATTTATCTGGGCAATAGCCTCGCCAAATGGCAGAAAGTCGTAAATACCTATAAACTGCGGGTACTGATTAGCCTGTCGAAAAAAGAGTCGGATACGGACCTGAACGTAAAAACCCGTTTTGCGGAGGTGTTGAACAACCCGACGAAATTTCCCATAATGGCGTCGATGGACGATAACCTCCAGTACATCTATAATAACCAGTATAACAAGTATCCGCGTAACCCGGACAATTTCGGTCAGAATGCCACCCGCGAGAACATGGCCGCTACCTATCTGAATACGCTGACGTCGCTGAACGATCCCCGCACGTTTGTGGTGGCCGAACCGGCTACGGCTAAAGTGGCCGCTGGTGTTAAACCAACCGATTTTGCCGCGTTTGTAGGCGCATCGTCGGGCGAAGATCTGGCCGTTATGTCGTCGAATGCCAATCAGGGCGTATATTCGTTTCAGAACCGGAAACACTACTACAGCACCTACACGGCTGAGCCCTACATCATCATTGGTTATCCTGAACTTCAGTTTACCATTGCCGAAGCCATCAACCGGGGCTGGGCTACGGGCAATGCCGAAACCTACTACCAGAACGGTATTCAGGCATCGTGGGGTTTTTATGGACTGAAAGATGGCGACAATACGATATATTTCTCGGCCGATGGTGGCTATAAGGTATTCAATACCTACACGGTTCCGGTAAGTTATGCCGACTATTATGCTCAGCCAGCCGTAAAATACGCAGGCAATACGGCCGATGGACTGAAACAGATTCTGACGCAGAAATACCTGGCCTTTTTCCAGCAGTCGGGTATGGAAGCGTTTTATAACCAGCGCCGGACGGGTGTGCCAACATTTTTGGTTGGCCCCGGAACGGGCAACAGCCAGCGGATTCCGTTGCGGTGGCAGTATCCGGCAACAGAGCGTTCGTATAATACCAAAAATAATACCGCAGCCGTAACAAGCCAATATGGTGGTACCGACGATATTAATGCGGCCATGTGGATTCTGAAATAA
- a CDS encoding metallophosphoesterase, with protein MNRRSLLKSASLLPLLPTALDAPKPVSAARNRSIRFAYLGDTHILPEATPMNGVAKCFQHVQNQSDKPAFVLHGGDVIMDALKEDRAAVQKQWDAWHSVVKANNSLPIEYCIGNHDIWGYEQAKSDPMYGKKWAVDLMKIGERYRSFDRNGWHFIILDSVQLQPEGKWYTGFIDPEQLEWLKADLAKTGSKTPVLVLSHIPIFSPTAFFSENNVKNGNWTISGGLVLSNTPELLKLFYQYPNVKAALSGHMHLLDRVDYNGVTYLCNGAVSGNWWKSDIYQQTKAGYALFDLYDDGSVERTYVSYV; from the coding sequence ATGAATCGCAGATCACTTTTAAAGTCGGCTTCGCTGCTACCTTTGCTACCGACAGCCCTCGATGCGCCTAAGCCCGTGTCGGCTGCCCGTAACCGTTCCATTCGGTTCGCTTACCTGGGCGACACGCACATTCTGCCAGAGGCTACACCCATGAACGGTGTGGCTAAGTGCTTTCAGCATGTGCAGAACCAGTCCGATAAACCCGCTTTTGTTCTGCACGGTGGCGATGTAATTATGGATGCCCTGAAAGAAGACCGTGCTGCGGTTCAGAAACAGTGGGATGCCTGGCATAGTGTGGTAAAAGCCAATAACTCGCTGCCTATCGAATACTGTATTGGCAATCACGACATCTGGGGGTATGAACAGGCCAAAAGTGATCCGATGTATGGGAAGAAATGGGCAGTCGATCTGATGAAAATTGGCGAACGCTACCGTAGTTTCGACCGCAACGGCTGGCATTTTATTATTCTGGACAGCGTTCAGCTTCAGCCGGAAGGAAAATGGTACACGGGTTTTATCGACCCCGAACAACTGGAGTGGCTGAAAGCCGATCTGGCTAAAACGGGTTCTAAAACACCCGTTCTGGTTCTGTCTCACATCCCAATTTTCAGCCCGACGGCCTTTTTTAGCGAGAATAATGTAAAAAACGGCAACTGGACCATTTCGGGCGGATTGGTATTGTCGAATACCCCCGAGTTGCTGAAGTTGTTTTATCAGTACCCGAATGTGAAAGCGGCCCTGAGTGGCCACATGCATTTATTGGACCGCGTCGACTACAACGGTGTTACGTATCTGTGTAATGGAGCCGTCAGCGGAAACTGGTGGAAAAGCGACATCTATCAGCAAACCAAAGCTGGTTATGCCCTGTTCGACCTCTACGACGATGGTAGTGTTGAGCGAACCTACGTGTCGTATGTGTAG
- a CDS encoding SusC/RagA family TonB-linked outer membrane protein, whose product MRLLVVTFLFTAVPILAALAQTVSGRVTSADDNQPLPGVSIIVKGTTAGTTTRADGTYSLNVPANGTLTFSFIGYQSQEIAVGNRTTLDVIMTVGESTLNEVVVTALGIKKDIRQTGVAIQSVDGSQLLKAREPNPINSLTGKVAGLTIGASSELLGRPNISLRGNSDVLFVVDGVPITSDTWNISADDIETYTVLKGASASALYGFRGKNGAILITTKRGTKDKRGFSVEVNTSQMFDNGFLAIPKVQDEYGPGDHGVYAFGDGKGNGLNDGDYDIWGPALNGQLIPQYDSPVLPGQTFTTTFPNGKTFTSDRQPTPFVPRGKDNLRRFIQTGILSNNNVSVGATGEKYDMRFSMSYNYQRGLVPNTKLNVANFNITGGYNFSPKLRFESSLNYNRQFTPNFPDVNYGPNSLIYNIIAWGGADWNIDDMKQIWQPGKEGIQQIYAEYQRYNNPWFMAKYWLRGHYNNNIYGYTSLKYQLADGIQLTGKTQLTTYNLLRTEKFPYSATTYGREETRGDYREDRRALFDNINQVLLQFNRKVTPALTINALVGGEARIFNYNSNFTSTNYLNVPGVYNFANSSNALIASNFQADMRVLSAYYSADFTYRDYVTLTATGRMDKLSTLPKGNNAYFYPSVAMSTVLSDYINIPTSLGISFLKVRASYANVKDGLTQSTIGSTPGASYPLGYGVDYNSSYGGPTYQNSAVYTLPLVYNNKPAAYYTNTLNNPNLKPNSTSQTEVGLDIRFLNNRLALDGAYYVSNDGPRIFTLPSSEATGYTGRLVNGIMTQKKGGEISLTGQALRTAKGFNWDVVANYSTYTERLKEVYPEGGINTLASSYFVGSSSGSRYINIGDRTDGFYGGAFVRTPDGQLINDSGGRPIVNPVAQFLGYVNPKFVWGINNRFSYKNINFSFQFDGRVGGVIGDYVRQKTFQGGRNIETVQGAYGEARKNDVQAIKSYVGSGVVLNGGTINYDVNGNVLNYSELAYAPNTTQTYLQDYISRVYGQAESFLMSRSYAKLREVIIGYTLPQTALRRLGVKQASVSLVGRNLLYFAKYKDIDLDQYLTGGISGLQTPTTRRYGINLNLVF is encoded by the coding sequence ATGCGACTGCTGGTGGTGACGTTTTTGTTTACTGCGGTGCCAATTCTGGCAGCTTTGGCACAAACCGTGTCGGGGCGGGTCACCTCGGCCGACGATAATCAGCCGCTCCCAGGGGTTTCTATTATCGTAAAAGGCACTACGGCTGGTACAACTACCCGTGCCGATGGTACTTACTCGCTGAATGTGCCTGCCAACGGAACGCTGACATTTTCGTTTATCGGTTATCAGTCGCAGGAGATTGCTGTAGGAAACCGCACTACTCTTGATGTGATTATGACCGTTGGCGAATCGACGCTGAACGAGGTGGTTGTAACCGCCCTCGGGATTAAAAAGGATATTCGCCAAACGGGCGTTGCCATCCAGTCGGTCGATGGATCACAACTGCTGAAAGCCCGCGAACCGAACCCGATCAACTCCCTGACGGGTAAAGTGGCCGGATTGACAATTGGGGCTTCGTCGGAACTATTGGGCCGCCCGAACATTTCATTACGGGGTAATTCGGACGTATTGTTTGTGGTCGATGGGGTGCCTATTACGTCGGATACCTGGAACATCAGCGCCGACGATATTGAAACCTATACGGTCCTGAAAGGGGCTTCGGCTTCGGCGCTTTATGGGTTTCGGGGGAAAAACGGAGCCATTCTGATCACGACCAAACGGGGAACGAAGGATAAACGAGGCTTCTCGGTTGAAGTGAACACCAGCCAGATGTTCGACAATGGCTTTCTGGCCATTCCTAAAGTGCAGGACGAATATGGCCCCGGCGACCACGGTGTCTATGCGTTTGGCGACGGGAAAGGAAATGGGTTGAACGATGGCGATTACGACATCTGGGGACCGGCCCTGAATGGTCAGTTGATTCCGCAATACGACAGTCCGGTGTTGCCGGGGCAGACATTCACGACCACATTCCCGAATGGCAAAACATTTACCAGCGACCGTCAGCCAACGCCGTTTGTGCCACGCGGGAAGGATAACCTGCGTCGGTTTATTCAGACGGGTATTCTGTCGAACAACAACGTGTCGGTAGGGGCTACGGGCGAGAAATACGATATGCGTTTTTCGATGTCGTACAACTACCAGCGCGGTCTGGTGCCAAACACAAAACTGAACGTTGCGAATTTTAACATCACGGGCGGCTATAACTTCTCACCAAAACTACGATTCGAATCGAGCCTGAACTACAACCGGCAGTTTACGCCAAACTTTCCCGACGTAAACTACGGTCCTAATTCGCTGATCTATAATATTATTGCCTGGGGTGGTGCCGACTGGAATATCGACGACATGAAGCAGATCTGGCAGCCTGGTAAAGAAGGTATCCAGCAGATTTATGCCGAATACCAGCGCTACAACAACCCCTGGTTCATGGCAAAATACTGGCTTCGTGGTCACTATAACAATAACATCTACGGCTATACGTCGCTGAAATATCAACTGGCAGATGGCATACAGTTAACTGGCAAAACCCAGTTGACGACCTATAACTTGCTTCGCACCGAGAAATTCCCGTATTCGGCCACAACCTACGGCCGCGAAGAAACACGGGGCGACTACCGCGAAGATCGCCGGGCGTTGTTCGATAACATCAATCAGGTGCTGCTTCAGTTCAATAGAAAAGTAACGCCTGCACTGACCATTAACGCACTGGTTGGTGGCGAAGCCCGGATTTTTAATTACAACTCCAACTTCACGAGCACGAACTACCTGAACGTACCGGGCGTGTATAATTTCGCAAACTCGTCGAATGCCTTAATTGCCAGTAATTTCCAGGCCGATATGCGGGTGCTGTCGGCTTATTATTCGGCCGACTTTACCTATCGCGATTATGTAACGCTGACGGCGACGGGCCGGATGGATAAACTGTCGACGCTGCCGAAAGGAAACAACGCCTATTTCTATCCGTCGGTAGCGATGAGTACGGTGCTGTCGGATTACATCAACATCCCGACTAGTCTGGGAATTTCGTTCCTGAAAGTACGGGCGTCCTATGCGAACGTAAAAGACGGTCTGACCCAATCGACTATTGGTTCTACGCCGGGAGCATCCTATCCACTGGGCTATGGTGTCGATTATAATTCGTCATACGGTGGTCCAACCTATCAGAACTCGGCGGTATATACCTTACCGCTTGTCTACAACAACAAACCGGCTGCCTACTACACCAACACTCTGAACAATCCGAATCTGAAGCCCAATTCAACCTCGCAAACAGAAGTTGGTTTGGACATTCGTTTCCTGAACAACCGGCTGGCGCTGGACGGAGCTTACTACGTCAGCAACGACGGTCCACGTATCTTCACCCTGCCTTCGTCGGAAGCAACCGGTTATACGGGTCGATTGGTAAACGGGATCATGACGCAGAAAAAAGGGGGTGAAATCTCGCTGACCGGTCAGGCGCTTCGGACGGCCAAAGGGTTCAACTGGGATGTGGTAGCCAATTATTCGACCTATACCGAACGGCTGAAAGAAGTATATCCCGAAGGGGGCATCAATACCCTGGCGTCGAGTTACTTTGTCGGTAGCAGCAGCGGCTCGCGCTACATCAACATTGGCGACCGGACCGATGGTTTCTACGGGGGCGCGTTTGTTCGGACTCCCGATGGGCAGTTGATCAACGATTCGGGCGGACGGCCAATTGTAAACCCGGTAGCCCAGTTTCTGGGTTATGTGAACCCGAAATTCGTTTGGGGCATCAACAACCGGTTTAGCTACAAAAATATCAATTTCAGCTTCCAGTTCGACGGTCGCGTAGGCGGTGTCATTGGCGACTATGTTCGTCAGAAAACCTTCCAGGGCGGGCGGAATATCGAAACTGTTCAGGGCGCTTATGGCGAAGCACGTAAGAACGACGTGCAGGCTATTAAGTCGTATGTCGGCTCAGGCGTTGTGCTGAACGGTGGTACGATCAACTACGATGTAAACGGAAACGTACTGAACTACAGTGAGTTGGCTTATGCGCCAAATACAACCCAAACCTACCTTCAGGATTACATCAGCCGGGTGTACGGACAGGCAGAATCATTTCTGATGAGCCGGAGCTATGCTAAACTGCGGGAGGTGATTATTGGCTATACATTGCCCCAAACGGCCCTGCGTCGACTGGGTGTAAAACAGGCCAGTGTATCGCTGGTAGGTCGTAACCTGCTCTACTTTGCCAAATACAAAGACATCGATCTCGACCAGTATCTGACGGGCGGTATTTCGGGCCTTCAAACGCCCACAACCCGCCGGTATGGTATCAACCTGAATCTGGTATTCTAA